In Sulfurovum xiamenensis, a genomic segment contains:
- the nth gene encoding endonuclease III produces MAKVKKATKKEIEEIKSIFLEHYPDSVTELEYRNLYELLIAVMLSAQCTDKRVNIITPALFEAYPDPVSLANADLDEVKSYINTCSFFNNKAKNLIKMAQSVVENYGNEVPLERDELVKLAGVGQKTANVVMIEYTGANLMAVDTHVFRVAHRLGLSDAKTAVKCEEELSKKFKTDLHLLHQAMVLFGRYRCKAVKPECEGCFMEAHCKTKQTFKV; encoded by the coding sequence ATGGCAAAAGTCAAAAAAGCAACCAAAAAAGAGATAGAAGAGATAAAAAGTATCTTTCTTGAACACTATCCTGATTCTGTCACTGAATTAGAGTATCGTAATCTTTATGAACTGCTCATTGCAGTCATGCTCTCTGCGCAGTGTACAGATAAACGTGTCAATATCATCACCCCTGCTCTTTTTGAAGCCTATCCTGACCCAGTCTCTCTTGCCAATGCTGATCTGGATGAAGTCAAATCATACATCAATACCTGTTCATTTTTCAACAACAAAGCCAAAAACCTTATCAAAATGGCACAGAGCGTCGTCGAAAACTATGGGAATGAAGTACCACTCGAACGTGATGAACTGGTCAAACTTGCAGGTGTAGGTCAAAAAACAGCCAATGTCGTCATGATAGAGTACACAGGAGCCAATCTCATGGCTGTAGATACCCATGTGTTCAGGGTTGCACACCGTTTAGGACTCTCTGATGCCAAAACCGCTGTAAAGTGTGAAGAAGAGTTAAGTAAGAAGTTTAAAACTGACCTACACCTGCTCCATCAGGCCATGGTACTCTTTGGACGTTACAGATGTAAAGCGGTCAAACCTGAGTGTGAAGGATGCTTTATGGAGGCCCATTGCAAAACGAAACAAACCTTTAAAGTGTAA
- the fbaA gene encoding class II fructose-bisphosphate aldolase, with protein sequence MSTKVLDVVPAGVVTGNDLQTLFKIAKENGFALPAVNVVSTPSVNAVLEAAKKVNSPVIIQFSNGGGAYYAGKGLPSEEAAILGCISGAQHVHTVAKAYGIPVVLHTDHAARSFLPWIDALLDASEAHYKVHGVPLFSSHMLDLSEEPIEENIATCKAYLERMSKIGMTLEIELGVTGGEEDGVDNTHIDNALLYTQPEEVAYAYEELSKISDKFTIAASFGNVHGVYKPGNVSLTPKILDNSQTYIEEKYNTAKKPVNFVFHGGSGSELSDIREAIGYGVVKMNIDTDTQWSFWDGVRNYVAKYHDYLQGQIGNPEGEDKPNKKYYDPRKWLRAAEESTVVRLERAFDDLNCLNRN encoded by the coding sequence ATGTCTACAAAAGTTCTAGATGTAGTGCCAGCGGGTGTAGTGACAGGGAATGATCTCCAAACATTATTTAAAATTGCAAAAGAGAACGGGTTTGCCTTACCTGCGGTGAATGTGGTGAGTACCCCTTCAGTGAATGCTGTACTCGAAGCTGCTAAAAAAGTTAATTCTCCTGTGATCATCCAGTTTTCAAATGGCGGTGGTGCATACTATGCAGGTAAAGGATTGCCTTCAGAAGAGGCAGCGATATTAGGGTGTATCTCAGGTGCGCAGCATGTACATACAGTAGCCAAAGCCTATGGTATACCTGTTGTGCTTCACACGGACCATGCAGCAAGATCATTTCTGCCTTGGATAGATGCATTGTTGGATGCAAGTGAAGCACATTACAAAGTACATGGTGTCCCTCTTTTTTCTTCTCATATGTTAGATCTTTCAGAAGAGCCTATAGAAGAGAATATCGCTACATGTAAAGCCTATTTGGAGCGTATGTCAAAGATAGGTATGACACTTGAGATAGAGCTTGGTGTCACAGGTGGAGAAGAAGATGGGGTTGATAATACCCATATCGATAATGCATTGCTCTATACACAGCCTGAAGAGGTAGCGTATGCGTATGAAGAGCTCTCAAAGATCTCTGACAAGTTCACGATCGCTGCTTCATTTGGAAATGTGCACGGGGTGTATAAACCGGGGAATGTTTCACTTACACCAAAGATCCTTGATAATTCTCAAACGTATATCGAAGAGAAGTACAATACCGCTAAAAAACCTGTCAATTTTGTCTTCCATGGTGGTTCAGGTTCTGAACTCTCGGACATCAGAGAAGCGATAGGTTATGGTGTGGTTAAAATGAACATCGATACAGATACTCAGTGGTCATTCTGGGATGGTGTACGTAATTATGTTGCTAAATATCATGATTACTTGCAAGGACAGATCGGTAACCCGGAAGGTGAAGATAAGCCAAACAAAAAGTATTATGATCCAAGAAAATGGTTACGTGCTGCTGAAGAGTCAACAGTTGTAAGACTTGAGAGAGCATTTGATGACCTTAACTGTTTAAATAGAAACTAA
- a CDS encoding DUF1653 domain-containing protein — MKLEKGMYRHYKGNLYEVFMTAQHSETEEWMVVYKALYGDQGMWVRPYEMFVEKVEVNGLFISRFEKLEGEG, encoded by the coding sequence ATGAAATTGGAAAAGGGAATGTATAGACACTATAAAGGAAACCTTTATGAGGTGTTTATGACAGCACAACACTCAGAGACTGAAGAGTGGATGGTGGTCTATAAGGCTTTATATGGGGATCAAGGAATGTGGGTGCGTCCGTATGAAATGTTTGTGGAAAAAGTTGAGGTAAATGGTCTCTTCATCTCCCGCTTTGAAAAGCTGGAGGGTGAAGGTTAG
- the ileS gene encoding isoleucine--tRNA ligase: protein MDFKDTLLLPKTDFPMRGNLPNNEPKKYNAWFDADIYEQMKTKRAGAEMFTLHDGPPYANGDIHIGHALNKILKDIILKYNYFQGKAVRMTPGWDCHGLPIEQKVEEKLGKSKKEAMPTEKFRELCRAHAAKFVDIQRDGFKALGVIADWDHPYVTMDFKFEANIYRTLCEVAKRGLLVERHKPIFWSWAAQTALADAEVEYENKEDYSIYVHFELSDAAKEKMGIEGKAGLVIWTTTPWTLPSNTGIAINPEEMYVLTDDGHIVAEARYDTMIEEGVVSGHASRKLTAKEMEGVLAINPLNGRSSKVVLGDHVTMDGGTGCVHTAPGHGEDDYRVGLKYGLDVVMPVDERGCYDESVVGLHLLPNPQEFVGMHIFKANEPILELLGENLLKQSKFVHSYPHCWRTKKPLIYRATNQWFISVDDTAKGEDTSLRQTALDAIEDVAFFPASAKNRLKPMIEGRPDWCISRQRSWGVPIAFFRSKSTKEVILDEDVLEHIASFFDEKGADAWYEMSIAELLPEGSKYNPDDLEKINDILDVWFDSGSTWNSVIKSGNYDAGEYPTSLYIEGSDQHRGWFQSSLLLSAAIEGKSPYKTLITHGFTVDEKGEKMSKSKGNVVAPDKVVKEYGSEILRLWVALSDYQSDLKISDNILKQTAEQYRKIRNTFRFLLANVDDLETYVSTDDYGELDRWILTKAAEVFASVKSSFDAYDFLRGFATLNHFITNELSGIYMDVTKDRLYCEDKNDPVRRATQSAMAHIAKAMLGLVAPVLTYTADEILEYAPALFKDGMENVFDLVYVAVPTVEASFDDTILITAREKFSEAVDKLKKEKLMKSTLEVEIAGDISAFDIKDSKDLEDWFVVSAMKSSSEGEEVASFEVEGKTFTVHKATASKCPRCWRFTSSSDECACERCTKVVA from the coding sequence ATGGATTTTAAAGACACACTCCTCCTCCCAAAAACCGATTTTCCAATGCGTGGGAATCTTCCAAACAATGAACCTAAAAAGTACAATGCATGGTTTGATGCCGATATTTATGAACAGATGAAAACAAAACGCGCGGGCGCTGAAATGTTTACACTTCATGATGGACCTCCCTATGCCAACGGTGACATTCACATTGGACATGCACTGAACAAAATACTTAAAGACATCATTTTAAAATATAACTATTTCCAGGGTAAAGCGGTACGTATGACTCCGGGCTGGGATTGTCACGGTCTGCCTATCGAGCAGAAAGTTGAAGAGAAACTGGGTAAGAGCAAGAAAGAAGCGATGCCTACAGAAAAATTCAGAGAGCTTTGCCGTGCGCATGCAGCGAAGTTTGTAGATATACAAAGAGACGGGTTTAAAGCTCTGGGTGTTATAGCAGACTGGGATCACCCTTATGTAACGATGGACTTTAAGTTCGAAGCAAATATCTATAGAACACTTTGTGAAGTAGCCAAGAGAGGGTTGTTGGTTGAACGCCACAAACCTATCTTCTGGTCATGGGCAGCTCAAACAGCTTTGGCAGATGCAGAGGTAGAATATGAAAATAAAGAAGACTACTCTATCTACGTACACTTTGAACTTAGTGATGCTGCTAAAGAGAAGATGGGAATTGAGGGTAAAGCAGGTCTTGTGATCTGGACAACAACCCCTTGGACGCTTCCTTCAAATACAGGTATCGCGATCAATCCTGAAGAGATGTATGTATTGACTGATGATGGGCACATCGTGGCAGAAGCTAGATATGATACTATGATCGAAGAGGGCGTGGTAAGCGGACATGCAAGTAGAAAGCTAACGGCTAAAGAGATGGAAGGAGTCTTAGCGATCAATCCACTCAATGGACGTAGTTCAAAAGTCGTATTGGGTGATCATGTAACAATGGATGGTGGTACAGGGTGTGTCCATACGGCTCCGGGACATGGTGAAGATGACTATAGAGTAGGACTTAAGTATGGCCTTGATGTTGTGATGCCTGTAGATGAAAGAGGGTGTTATGATGAATCTGTGGTAGGTCTTCATCTTCTTCCAAACCCTCAAGAGTTTGTGGGAATGCATATCTTTAAAGCGAATGAGCCGATCTTGGAACTGCTTGGTGAGAACCTACTAAAACAAAGTAAGTTTGTTCACTCTTATCCACACTGTTGGAGAACGAAAAAACCTTTGATCTATAGAGCAACGAACCAATGGTTTATCTCTGTAGACGATACGGCAAAAGGTGAAGATACATCTCTTCGTCAAACAGCACTTGATGCGATTGAAGATGTAGCTTTCTTCCCTGCTTCAGCTAAGAACAGACTCAAGCCGATGATCGAAGGACGTCCTGACTGGTGTATCTCCCGTCAAAGAAGCTGGGGTGTACCGATCGCATTCTTTAGAAGTAAAAGTACTAAAGAGGTGATCTTGGATGAAGATGTACTTGAACATATTGCATCATTCTTTGATGAAAAAGGTGCAGATGCATGGTATGAGATGAGTATTGCTGAGCTATTGCCTGAAGGAAGTAAATATAACCCTGATGACCTAGAGAAGATCAATGATATCCTTGATGTTTGGTTTGATAGCGGTTCAACATGGAACTCAGTGATCAAGAGCGGTAACTATGATGCAGGAGAGTATCCAACATCACTTTATATCGAAGGAAGTGACCAGCATAGAGGTTGGTTCCAAAGTTCACTGCTTCTAAGTGCTGCGATCGAAGGTAAATCCCCATATAAAACACTCATCACTCATGGCTTTACTGTGGATGAGAAGGGTGAAAAGATGAGTAAGTCCAAAGGTAACGTCGTTGCTCCGGACAAAGTCGTTAAAGAGTATGGTTCAGAAATTCTCAGACTCTGGGTAGCACTTTCTGATTATCAGTCAGACTTGAAGATCTCTGACAATATTTTGAAACAGACAGCTGAACAGTATAGAAAGATAAGAAATACGTTCAGGTTTCTACTTGCAAATGTGGATGATCTTGAAACCTATGTGAGTACTGATGACTATGGTGAATTGGACAGATGGATACTCACTAAGGCAGCAGAGGTATTTGCATCGGTCAAAAGTTCATTTGATGCCTATGATTTTCTTAGAGGATTTGCAACATTGAACCACTTCATTACCAATGAACTTTCAGGTATCTATATGGATGTCACAAAAGACAGACTCTATTGTGAAGATAAAAATGATCCTGTTAGAAGAGCTACACAGTCTGCTATGGCACACATTGCAAAAGCGATGTTGGGACTCGTGGCTCCGGTATTGACCTATACAGCAGATGAGATCCTGGAGTATGCACCGGCACTTTTCAAAGATGGGATGGAGAATGTATTTGATCTAGTCTATGTTGCAGTGCCAACAGTTGAGGCAAGTTTTGATGATACCATACTTATCACGGCACGTGAAAAATTCTCTGAAGCGGTAGACAAACTCAAAAAAGAGAAATTGATGAAATCTACGCTTGAAGTGGAGATCGCAGGAGATATAAGTGCATTTGACATTAAGGACAGTAAAGACCTTGAAGACTGGTTTGTTGTGTCGGCGATGAAATCAAGTAGTGAGGGTGAAGAGGTCGCTTCGTTTGAAGTTGAGGGCAAAACGTTCACAGTACATAAGGCAACTGCTTCAAAATGTCCGAGATGTTGGAGATTTACAAGCAGCAGCGATGAGTGTGCCTGTGAGAGATGTACCAAGGTTGTTGCCTGA
- a CDS encoding M20/M25/M40 family metallo-hydrolase: protein MSSIIEHFQTLTQIPHCSKIADRLLEFLVAFAEERGYEVEVDDVKNIYLSKGRPTLCLQAHYDMVCMGKAPVLETYIEDGWMKAKGASLGADNGMAIAMMMQLMDEGQELEFLLTADEEVGLIGANEVAFDLKSPYMLNLDSEDEAEVYIGCAGGVDITASKQDNYVDGSGYCYEVAVKGLVGGHSGVDIDKGIPSAIKVLGEYLHEHQVTQLASIYAGERRNSIPANAVAIVRSASKLENIALVKVRELTERPKVLSEGEKTIEMIHRFKHGVHAQNEELGIPDVSINLAIITADEKGGLLVETSARAMDAVKLEDISQETLAFFNTYGFHVKLEDKYPAWKPDISDFTNLVSQEVQSVFGKTKMMAIHAGLECGVIAEKYPDMKFASIGPTIRYPHSTREMVNLESVERTFKVVKQIIRSVSEEQKRD, encoded by the coding sequence ATGTCATCCATTATCGAGCACTTTCAAACCCTCACACAGATCCCGCACTGCAGTAAAATAGCAGATAGGTTATTGGAATTTTTAGTTGCGTTTGCTGAAGAAAGAGGATATGAAGTTGAAGTTGATGATGTTAAAAACATTTACCTCTCAAAAGGCAGACCGACACTCTGTCTTCAGGCACATTATGACATGGTCTGTATGGGTAAGGCTCCTGTTCTAGAAACCTATATAGAGGATGGCTGGATGAAAGCCAAAGGGGCTTCACTAGGTGCAGATAATGGTATGGCCATAGCGATGATGATGCAGCTTATGGATGAAGGCCAAGAGTTGGAGTTTCTGTTGACTGCAGATGAAGAGGTGGGGCTCATAGGAGCAAATGAAGTTGCCTTTGATCTGAAGAGCCCATACATGCTAAATCTGGACAGTGAAGATGAAGCAGAAGTGTATATAGGGTGTGCAGGCGGTGTGGATATTACAGCCTCAAAACAAGACAACTATGTGGATGGAAGCGGGTACTGTTATGAAGTGGCGGTCAAAGGACTGGTCGGTGGACACTCAGGTGTAGATATCGATAAAGGGATCCCTTCGGCAATCAAAGTGTTGGGTGAGTATTTACATGAGCATCAGGTCACACAGTTGGCAAGTATCTATGCTGGGGAACGCCGAAATTCTATTCCAGCCAATGCAGTGGCCATTGTACGTAGTGCATCGAAGTTGGAGAACATAGCGTTGGTCAAGGTACGTGAACTGACTGAGAGACCGAAAGTGTTGAGTGAGGGTGAAAAAACTATAGAGATGATACATCGATTCAAGCACGGCGTACATGCACAGAATGAGGAGCTGGGCATTCCTGACGTCAGTATCAACCTGGCGATTATCACTGCTGATGAGAAAGGGGGACTTCTTGTGGAAACCAGTGCACGTGCCATGGATGCGGTGAAGCTGGAAGATATTTCACAAGAAACATTGGCGTTCTTTAACACTTACGGTTTCCACGTAAAACTTGAAGATAAATACCCTGCGTGGAAACCGGATATCAGTGATTTTACCAATCTTGTAAGCCAAGAAGTGCAATCCGTGTTCGGTAAAACAAAGATGATGGCGATACATGCAGGACTTGAATGCGGCGTTATCGCAGAGAAATACCCTGACATGAAGTTTGCCTCCATCGGGCCAACGATCCGTTACCCTCATTCTACCAGAGAGATGGTGAATCTAGAATCTGTAGAGCGTACGTTTAAGGTAGTGAAACAGATCATAAGATCAGTGAGTGAAGAACAGAAAAGGGATTGA
- a CDS encoding peptidylprolyl isomerase: protein MLKLAKTSLLAVAVMATSVVASDILVTVNGKNITKQDAQAFVAASAPQANFMELPPAEKKMVTERLVEKVLFTELAAQEGIDKKPEFKRNMEKIRDELMVNMWMKEQLDNAIVSESEAKAFYDKNTDKFMEKASMHARHILLENEKDAQDIIDTLKSLKGEALKAKFIELAKAKSTGPSAPNGGDLGTFTQGQMVPEFSKAVWALDKGQITTKPVKTQFGYHVIYLETKTEAKPASYEKVKNNIITLLKQQQFTVKIKEVAKELKSKAKIVDMTEEVNATK, encoded by the coding sequence ATGTTAAAACTAGCAAAAACTTCACTTCTTGCTGTCGCTGTCATGGCAACATCAGTAGTGGCGTCAGATATACTTGTAACAGTCAATGGTAAAAATATCACTAAGCAGGATGCACAAGCATTTGTAGCTGCCTCTGCACCTCAGGCAAATTTCATGGAACTTCCACCAGCTGAGAAAAAAATGGTTACAGAGAGACTAGTAGAAAAGGTCCTTTTTACAGAACTTGCAGCACAAGAGGGTATAGATAAAAAACCTGAATTTAAAAGAAACATGGAAAAGATAAGAGATGAACTTATGGTAAACATGTGGATGAAAGAACAGTTGGATAATGCCATCGTAAGTGAGAGTGAAGCAAAAGCATTTTATGATAAAAATACCGACAAATTTATGGAAAAAGCTTCGATGCATGCAAGACATATCTTACTTGAAAATGAAAAAGATGCACAAGATATTATTGATACATTAAAGTCACTGAAAGGTGAAGCACTCAAAGCCAAGTTTATCGAGTTGGCTAAAGCGAAATCTACAGGACCTTCTGCACCTAATGGTGGAGATCTTGGTACATTTACCCAAGGTCAGATGGTTCCAGAGTTTTCAAAAGCAGTGTGGGCACTTGATAAAGGTCAAATAACGACAAAACCTGTTAAAACACAGTTTGGTTATCACGTGATCTACCTTGAAACAAAAACGGAAGCAAAACCCGCCTCTTATGAGAAAGTTAAAAATAATATCATTACTTTACTAAAGCAACAGCAGTTTACTGTTAAAATTAAAGAAGTTGCAAAAGAACTTAAAAGTAAAGCCAAAATTGTTGATATGACAGAAGAGGTAAATGCAACTAAGTAA
- the hisD gene encoding histidinol dehydrogenase, with translation MKIFYSSDDTFDANFDELLQRGKMDIEGVTSIVAGLLKEIQTQGNSAVKSQIAKFDRWEPANDEALLVSTEEMAKAYDAIDPDLRDALHLAYDRIESYHQKLMPKTWMDKEANGTILGQKVTAVDRAGLYIPGGKAAYPSSLLMNVIPAQVAGVNEIVVCTPTPDDEINELLLAACHLCKVTKVFKVGGASAIGAMAYGTETIPKVDVITGPGNIFVATAKKLVYGEVNIDMIAGPSEIGILADESAREDYIAIDLLSQAEHDEMASSILITTDGELANRVSDKVEEFLETLSREEIARKSIEERGAIIVTQDMDEAIELMNEIAPEHLEVITNDPMSLLDKIKHAGAIFLGENTPEPIGDYVAGPNHTLPTGGTAKFYSPLSVEHFLKKSSIISMSKEGIQEIGGACAMIANTEGLTAHEESVRIRLRD, from the coding sequence GTGAAAATATTTTACAGTAGTGACGATACATTTGATGCAAATTTTGATGAATTACTTCAGCGTGGTAAAATGGACATTGAGGGTGTGACAAGCATCGTAGCCGGGTTACTGAAAGAGATACAGACCCAAGGAAATAGTGCCGTTAAAAGTCAGATAGCGAAGTTTGACAGATGGGAACCGGCAAATGATGAGGCACTTTTGGTTTCTACAGAAGAGATGGCAAAAGCCTATGATGCGATTGATCCTGACCTTCGTGATGCACTGCACCTTGCGTATGACCGTATAGAAAGCTATCACCAGAAACTGATGCCAAAAACATGGATGGACAAAGAGGCCAATGGAACGATTTTGGGACAAAAGGTCACTGCTGTAGATAGAGCAGGACTTTACATCCCTGGTGGAAAAGCAGCTTATCCAAGTTCACTATTGATGAATGTGATCCCCGCACAAGTTGCAGGTGTGAATGAGATAGTGGTATGTACGCCTACACCGGATGATGAGATCAATGAACTGTTACTGGCAGCTTGTCACCTTTGTAAAGTGACTAAAGTCTTTAAAGTAGGTGGTGCTTCTGCGATCGGTGCAATGGCGTATGGAACTGAGACCATTCCCAAAGTGGATGTCATTACCGGTCCTGGAAATATTTTCGTGGCTACAGCAAAAAAACTGGTTTACGGTGAAGTGAACATAGATATGATTGCAGGACCATCTGAGATAGGGATACTTGCAGATGAGAGTGCAAGAGAAGACTATATTGCTATTGATCTTCTTTCACAGGCAGAACATGATGAAATGGCAAGTTCTATCCTCATTACTACTGATGGAGAACTTGCGAATAGGGTCAGTGATAAAGTAGAAGAGTTCCTTGAGACCCTTTCACGTGAAGAGATAGCCAGAAAGTCCATCGAGGAGAGAGGTGCAATCATTGTGACCCAAGATATGGATGAAGCGATCGAACTGATGAATGAGATCGCACCTGAGCACTTGGAAGTGATCACGAATGATCCAATGAGTTTACTGGATAAGATTAAACATGCAGGTGCTATCTTCCTGGGTGAAAATACACCAGAACCTATAGGTGACTATGTGGCAGGACCAAACCACACACTACCTACAGGTGGAACGGCGAAATTCTATTCACCTTTAAGTGTAGAGCACTTCTTGAAGAAATCTTCTATTATCTCCATGAGTAAAGAAGGGATACAGGAGATCGGTGGTGCGTGTGCCATGATCGCAAATACAGAAGGGTTAACGGCGCATGAAGAGTCTGTGCGTATCAGACTTAGGGATTAA
- a CDS encoding CPXCG motif-containing cysteine-rich protein produces MEHFFTCPYCWERISMILDSSEEESEYIEDCEVCCRPIELHFRFLGEVLVSFEARRMEGI; encoded by the coding sequence ATGGAACATTTTTTTACCTGTCCCTATTGCTGGGAACGCATCTCCATGATACTGGACAGTTCGGAGGAAGAGAGTGAGTATATTGAAGACTGTGAAGTCTGCTGTCGTCCTATAGAACTTCATTTTAGGTTTTTGGGGGAAGTGTTAGTGAGCTTTGAGGCCAGAAGAATGGAAGGGATCTAA
- a CDS encoding cytochrome b/b6 domain-containing protein yields MKQWRLDFRVWHWVHATVILGLLGTVFLRKTFLSWRSNSELLTQKLSEINIEVTADQAKTLATAIRAPMWEWHILLGYAFAVLLLWRLLLFFTQSGKSNYQNFKEKTFHKKMVTMSYIVFYAVLIFMAITGLTIHFYEALSLTKDTAHDIKEIHELVYNAVLIFVPLHIIGVIVAENRDEKGVISDMIHGGSKA; encoded by the coding sequence ATGAAACAGTGGCGTTTAGATTTTAGAGTGTGGCACTGGGTACATGCAACGGTTATTTTAGGCCTGCTTGGAACAGTATTTTTACGTAAAACCTTTTTAAGTTGGAGATCGAACTCTGAGCTGCTTACTCAAAAACTTTCAGAGATCAATATTGAAGTCACAGCTGATCAAGCTAAAACACTTGCCACAGCTATCCGTGCACCTATGTGGGAGTGGCACATCCTCTTAGGGTATGCATTTGCAGTTTTACTCCTGTGGAGACTCTTGCTCTTTTTTACCCAAAGTGGCAAAAGCAACTATCAAAACTTCAAAGAAAAGACCTTCCATAAAAAAATGGTCACTATGAGTTATATCGTTTTCTATGCTGTCTTGATTTTTATGGCCATTACAGGATTGACCATTCACTTTTATGAAGCACTTTCTCTTACAAAAGATACAGCCCATGATATCAAAGAGATACATGAACTTGTTTACAATGCCGTATTGATCTTTGTTCCATTACATATCATCGGGGTTATTGTTGCTGAAAACAGAGATGAAAAAGGGGTCATTTCAGATATGATCCATGGAGGAAGTAAAGCTTGA
- a CDS encoding CinA family protein has protein sequence MKNIKELTEKIIQKLTKEGQTISFAESCTGGRIAAAFTAISGASEVLHGSCVTYSNDIKHQWLGVTQEVLENHGAVSEPCVSQMLDGIQKMADSDYAIAVSGIAGPTGGTEFKPVGTVYIGVQTPFSKEVFHCNFDGTREEVQEQSTLFAIEKLAEVLEI, from the coding sequence ATGAAAAATATAAAAGAACTTACAGAAAAAATTATTCAAAAATTGACCAAAGAGGGACAAACCATCTCTTTTGCTGAGAGTTGTACTGGTGGTCGGATCGCTGCAGCATTCACTGCAATCTCGGGAGCTTCAGAGGTTCTCCATGGCTCATGTGTCACCTACTCGAACGATATCAAGCATCAATGGCTCGGTGTCACTCAAGAAGTACTCGAAAACCATGGTGCCGTAAGTGAACCTTGTGTCTCACAAATGCTAGATGGTATACAAAAAATGGCAGATTCTGACTATGCTATAGCTGTTTCCGGTATAGCAGGCCCTACAGGCGGTACAGAGTTCAAACCTGTAGGAACCGTATATATCGGGGTACAAACACCTTTTTCCAAAGAGGTGTTTCATTGTAACTTTGATGGCACAAGAGAAGAAGTTCAAGAACAATCTACCCTGTTTGCTATCGAGAAATTGGCTGAAGTATTGGAAATTTAA
- a CDS encoding 1-aminocyclopropane-1-carboxylate deaminase/D-cysteine desulfhydrase — translation MKTLHFPSPIQSITFDNHHFYLKRDDLIDADFSGNKARKFYYFLQNDFPNVTKLVSYGSAQSNAMYSLSVLAKMKGWEFEYAVDHIADYLKEHPHGNYKAALENGMSIIRKENISSNYPESVLFIEEGGRQKEAEFGLQALAEEIISWQEDNDVTPLNIFLPSGTGTTALFLQKYLPSHKVYTTACVGDEHYLKEQFLALEKDENLHPVILSLEKKHHFAKLYKENYKIWLKLQQQTGVEFDLLYDPLGWRVLLAYPEVFSLPTLYIHQGGVLGNESMLPRYERKYKDIDKDIL, via the coding sequence ATGAAAACCTTACATTTTCCCTCTCCGATCCAATCAATCACTTTTGATAATCATCATTTTTATCTGAAACGGGATGATCTGATAGACGCTGATTTTTCCGGCAATAAAGCACGAAAATTTTACTATTTTCTTCAAAATGATTTTCCTAATGTAACTAAACTTGTCTCTTATGGCTCTGCACAGTCCAATGCCATGTATTCACTCTCTGTATTGGCAAAGATGAAAGGATGGGAGTTTGAGTATGCAGTAGACCATATTGCTGACTATTTGAAAGAGCACCCTCATGGGAATTACAAGGCTGCACTGGAGAATGGCATGAGTATCATCAGAAAAGAGAATATTTCTTCCAACTATCCTGAGAGTGTTCTTTTTATAGAAGAAGGTGGACGGCAAAAAGAGGCAGAATTTGGACTACAGGCATTGGCTGAAGAGATCATATCATGGCAAGAAGATAATGATGTGACACCATTAAATATATTTTTGCCTTCCGGTACCGGTACAACAGCACTTTTTTTACAAAAATATCTTCCTTCACACAAAGTATATACAACCGCATGTGTTGGAGATGAGCATTATCTCAAAGAACAGTTTTTAGCGTTGGAAAAGGATGAAAATCTTCATCCTGTGATATTGAGTTTGGAGAAAAAGCACCATTTTGCTAAACTTTATAAAGAAAACTATAAAATTTGGCTAAAATTACAGCAACAAACGGGAGTGGAGTTCGACCTCCTTTATGACCCCTTGGGATGGAGAGTTTTACTTGCATATCCTGAGGTCTTTTCTCTCCCTACACTCTACATCCATCAAGGTGGTGTGTTAGGCAATGAGAGTATGCTCCCGAGATATGAACGAAAATATAAAGATATAGATAAGGATATATTGTGA